GCACCTCACTTCTTATTGCCAAATATTCCTTTTGCTTGCTATTCATGTCACCTCCCCTGTCATTAAAGATGATTCTGTAGGATACAGGCCCCGGCGAAGTCCCCGCCGAGCCCATGGGCCAGTCCCCTGGATACCCTCTTACTGACCTGATAGGCCCCCGCATCTCCCCGAAGCTGTAGAGCAAGTTGCGCCGGCCGCATCATGGCCGAATCACCGATGGCATTCGTGCAAAGGACCCCACCAGAAGGATTCACGGGGGTCTCACCATCTAAACGGGTTCTTCCGCTCTCGATCAGTTTTCCGACCTGGTTTTTTTCACAGAGCCCCATGATCTCCAAACCTTCTGCAAGGACCCAGACACTCGGATCGTAGAACTCAAATACATCCAACTCTTTCCGGGGATCCGTTATGCCATTTCTTTTGTACAACTTTTTAATGCTGTCCTGAGAAGGCCACCAAAAAGTTGGGCCGAGCATACCTCCGCCGGCAGGTGCCGTTATATACATACTATCCACTGCACAATGGCTGGTTACGTGATCAACGACCCAAATGGGTTTTTTCGATAATTTTCTGGCTGTCGACTCGGGCGCCAGAATTACCGCAACCGCTCCGATTGAAGTGGGACATATGTGCAGGAGCCTTACGGTTGGTGCCACTAAAAAAGGGGAGTGCATGACCTCTTCAACTGTCAAAACATCCCTAAGATGAGCCTTCGGGTTTTTCGAGGCATTTTCCGAGGCCTGGACTCTCAAAAGGGCCACCTGTTCTTCCGTAACGGATTTTCTGGCTAACAGGTC
Above is a genomic segment from Deltaproteobacteria bacterium containing:
- a CDS encoding acetyl-CoA acetyltransferase; its protein translation is MSERVAIVGIGITEHKSKWLERSQVEIVNEAVRLALEDVEIRIKDVDCVVTGNMELFEGNYHVDMWMTEGDGAFLKSGMRINTGGTVGASTLYTAVEHAGSGLFNAVLAVGWQKQDEGSSAYSLRVVHENPFLTVVAPSRAGVGIVFNKWAQDLLARKSVTEEQVALLRVQASENASKNPKAHLRDVLTVEEVMHSPFLVAPTVRLLHICPTSIGAVAVILAPESTARKLSKKPIWVVDHVTSHCAVDSMYITAPAGGGMLGPTFWWPSQDSIKKLYKRNGITDPRKELDVFEFYDPSVWVLAEGLEIMGLCEKNQVGKLIESGRTRLDGETPVNPSGGVLCTNAIGDSAMMRPAQLALQLRGDAGAYQVSKRVSRGLAHGLGGDFAGACILQNHL